From the genome of Nitrospira lenta, one region includes:
- the galT gene encoding galactose-1-phosphate uridylyltransferase, whose protein sequence is MPDLRRDPIVGRWVIISTERNGRPHDFAQMQPAKPIATAICPFCPGQERLTPKEIMAYRPQPGEANSPNWTVRVIPNKFPALQVEGDMGREGIGLYDRMNGVGAHEVIIESPGHKEGLADLPTKKIEDVLWAYRDRMIDLRKDLRFRYILIFKNHGAAAGATLEHSHSQLIALPIVPTSVADELDGCRAHYEQKERCIYCDILRQDLSDGNRIVAENPEFLCVTPYAPRFPFEMWILPKRHAAYFEESQKSQFEFLAPILSESLRRMDKALGRPSYNFILHSSPLHEKTGDYYHWHLEIIPKLTQVAGFEWGTGFYINPVAPEESAKFLREAEL, encoded by the coding sequence ATGCCTGACTTAAGACGTGATCCTATTGTCGGTCGCTGGGTGATCATTTCGACCGAGCGAAACGGCCGGCCGCATGATTTTGCCCAGATGCAACCAGCGAAACCCATCGCCACCGCGATCTGTCCATTTTGCCCCGGACAGGAACGGCTCACCCCGAAAGAAATTATGGCCTATCGGCCGCAACCCGGCGAAGCGAACTCACCGAACTGGACCGTCCGCGTCATCCCGAACAAGTTTCCCGCCTTGCAGGTGGAGGGCGACATGGGCCGGGAAGGCATCGGGTTGTATGACCGGATGAACGGCGTGGGCGCGCATGAAGTCATCATCGAATCGCCCGGCCATAAGGAAGGCCTCGCCGATCTGCCTACGAAAAAAATCGAGGATGTCCTCTGGGCCTATCGCGATCGTATGATCGATCTCCGAAAAGATCTGCGCTTCCGGTACATCCTGATCTTCAAAAACCACGGCGCCGCGGCCGGCGCCACGTTGGAACATAGCCACTCACAACTTATCGCCCTGCCCATCGTCCCGACCAGCGTGGCGGATGAACTCGACGGCTGCCGGGCCCATTACGAACAAAAAGAACGCTGCATCTATTGCGACATCCTCCGGCAGGACCTCTCCGACGGTAACCGAATCGTGGCGGAGAATCCTGAATTCCTCTGCGTCACGCCCTATGCGCCGCGCTTCCCGTTTGAAATGTGGATCCTTCCGAAGCGCCATGCCGCATACTTTGAAGAGAGCCAGAAATCGCAATTCGAATTTCTGGCTCCGATTCTTTCCGAGTCCCTGCGTCGCATGGACAAAGCCCTCGGCCGCCCTTCCTACAATTTCATCCTTCACAGCTCCCCGTTGCACGAAAAGACCGGCGACTACTACCATTGGCACCTGGAAATTATTCCCAAACTTACCCAGGTGGCCGGCTTCGAATGGGGCACTGGTTTCTACATCAATCCCGTCGCGCCCGAAGAGTCCGCCAAGTTCCTGAGGGAAGCGGAGCTCTAG